From Eschrichtius robustus isolate mEscRob2 chromosome 7, mEscRob2.pri, whole genome shotgun sequence, a single genomic window includes:
- the PRF1 gene encoding perforin-1: MASRVLLPGILLLLLPAPAPAPCYTAARSECRRNLKFVPGSWLAGEGVDVTSLRRSGSFPVDTQHFLRPDGTCTLCRNALQQGALQRLPLALTDWRAQGSGCNRKVVKDEGRSTEEVAGEAANSIRNDWQVGLDVTPKPSSNVRVTVAGSHSQAANFAAQKTHQDQYRFSLDSVECRFYSFHLVHTPPLHPEFKRALKTLPPHFNISTEPDYQRLISSYGTHFIRSMELGGRVSALTALRTCELALEGLTAQEVEDCLAVEAEVSIGSHASASSAFKECEEKKKQHKMGTSFHQAYRERCSEVVGGHHTSVHDLLFGNQAGPEQFSAWVASLQDSPGLVDYTLEPLHLLLDSRDPRREALRQAVSKYVTDRARWRDCSRPCPPGRRKNPKDPCQCMCHGSAATNQDCCPRKRGLAHLEVMNFLATGLWGDWTTATDAYLKVFFGGRELRTDTVPNDNHPRWMTQLDFGDVVLTTGGPLRVQVWDADSGWDDDLLGTCDQTPKSGSHEVKCHLKHGHLRFSYHAKCLPHLTGGTCLEYAPQGLLGDPPGNRSGPVW, translated from the exons ATGGCCTCCCGAGTGCTCCTCCCCGGCATTCTCCTCCTGCTTCTGCCCGCACCCGCCCCTGCCCCCTGCTACACGGCCGCACGCTCTGAGTGCCGGCGCAACCTCAAGTTCGTGCCCGGCTCCTGGCTGGCAGGGGAGGGCGTGGATGTGACCAGCCTCCGGCGCTCAGGCTCCTTCCCGGTGGACACACAGCACTTCCTTCGGCCCGACGGCACCTGTACCCTCTGCCGCAACGCCCTGCAGCAGGGCGCCCTCCAGCGCCTGCCCCTGGCGCTCACCGACTGGCGCGCCCAGGGCTCGGGCTGCAACCGCAAAGTGGTCAAGGATGAGGGTCGCTCCACCGAGGAGGTGGCTGGGGAGGCGGCCAACAGCATCCGTAACGACTGGCAGGTGGGGCTGGACGTGACTCCCAAGCCCAGCAGCAACGTGCGCGTGACCGTGGCGGGCTCCCACTCCCAGGCAGCCAACTTCGCGGCCCAGAAGACTCACCAGGACCAGTACCGCTTCAGCCTGGACTCAGTGGAGTGTCGCTTCTACAG TTTCCACCTGGTGCACACTCCCCCACTGCACCCTGAGTTCAAGAGGGCCCTCAAGACCCTGCCCCCCCACTTCAACATCTCCACCGAGCCTGACTACCAGAGGCTCATCTCCAGCTATGGCACCCACTTCATCCGGTCCATGGAGCTGGGCGGCCGCGTCTCAGCCCTCACCGCCCTGCGCACCTGCGAGCTGGCGCTGGAAGGGCTCACGGCCCAGGAGGTTGAGGACTGCCTGGCCGTCGAGGCCGAGGTCAGCATAGGAAGCCACGCCAGTGCCTCGTCGGCATTCAAGGAGTGTGAGGAGAAGAAGAAACAGCACAAGATGGGGACCTCCTTCCACCAGGCCTACCGGGAACGCTGTTCTGAGGTCGTTGGCGGCCACCACACGTCCGTGCATGACCTGCTGTTCGGGAACCAGGCTGGGCCCGAGCAGTTCTCAGCCTGGGTGGCCTCGTTGCAGGACAGCCCCGGCCTGGTGGACTACACGCTAGAGCCGCTCCACTTGCTCCTGGACAGCCGGGACCCGCGGCGGGAGGCGCTCAGGCAGGCTGTGAGCAAGTACGTGACGGACAGGGCACGCTGGAGGGACTGCAGCCGCCCGTGCCCCCCGGGGCGGCGCAAGAACCCTAAGGACCCATGCCAGTGCATGTGCCATGGCTCGGCGGCCACCAACCAGGACTGCTGTCCCAGGAAGAGGGGCCTGGCCCACCTGGAGGTCATGAACTTCCTGGCGACGGGTCTGTGGGGAGACTGGACCACTGCCACGGACGCCTACCTGAAGGTCTTCTTCGGCGGCCGGGAGCTGAGGACCGACACAGTGCCGAACGATAACCACCCCAGGTGGATGACACAGCTGGACTTCGGGGATGTGGTCCTGACCACAGGGGGCCCCCTGAGGGTGCAGGTCTGGGATGCAGACTCTGGATGGGACGATGACCTTCTCGGTACCTGTGACCAGACTCCAAAGTCTGGCTCACACGAGGTGAAGTGCCACCTGAAGCACGGTCACCTGAGATTCTCCTACCATGCTAAGTGTTTACCTCACCTGACGGGGGGGACGTGCCTGGAGTACGCCCCCCAAGGGCTTCTGGGGGATCCTCCAGGAAACCGGAGTGGGCCAGTGTGGTGA